ACTGGGCGGGGTCGAACACCCGCGACGGCGAGAAGCGCACCAGGCCGAGCCCCCGGAACGACACCAGCTGCGGCTCGCCCATGCGGACGGGCGCCGGCTGGGCGTCGGCATAGGGCACCGCCAGGCGCGTCGGGTCGGTCACCGAGAAGCCGGTGTCCGCCATGCCGAGCGGCGCGGTGACCAGCCGCCGCACCGCGTCCGGCAGCGGCTGGCCGGCCGCCCGGGCGATCACCGCGCCCAGCACGTCCGACGCGATCGAATAGCGCCAGCGCGTGCCCGGCGCCTGGGCCAGCCCGGCCGCCGCGATGCGGCGCACTTCCTCATCGAGGCTGAGGCCCGACAGATCGAGGCCGTCGGAGACGCCGGCCTGGTGGTAGGGGCCATCCTCCGGCTCGTAGAAGCCGTAGGACAGGCCCGCCGTGTGCGTCAGCAGATGGTGGACGGTCAGGACCGGCACCTGCCCGTCGCGGGTCTTCGGCGTGAAGTCCGGCAGCCATTGGGCGACCGGATCGGTGACCGCCAGCCGGCCCTGCTCGACCAGCGCCAGCGCCGCGGCCGACACCATCGTCTTCGACAGCGAGGCCAGGCGGAACAGGGCGTCCGCGCGCATCGCCCGGCCGGCCTCGCGATCGGCATAGCCGGCCGCGCGCCGGTAGGCGACGTCGCCGGAGCGGACCACCGTGACCAGGGTCCCGACGATCTTGCGGTCGGCGAGCGCCCGATCGATGGTTTCGTCGAGC
The Pseudomonadota bacterium DNA segment above includes these coding regions:
- a CDS encoding beta-lactamase family protein; protein product: MTLAPTRARARDAELAARLDETIDRALADRKIVGTLVTVVRSGDVAYRRAAGYADREAGRAMRADALFRLASLSKTMVSAAALALVEQGRLAVTDPVAQWLPDFTPKTRDGQVPVLTVHHLLTHTAGLSYGFYEPEDGPYHQAGVSDGLDLSGLSLDEEVRRIAAAGLAQAPGTRWRYSIASDVLGAVIARAAGQPLPDAVRRLVTAPLGMADTGFSVTDPTRLAVPYADAQPAPVRMGEPQLVSFRGLGLVRFSPSRVFDPAQFPSGGAGMVGGADDLVRFLEALRTGGGPILQPATAGRMTTNRIGALPLPALPGWGFGYGCTTLEDRATAKTPQSAGTWAFTSAYGHSYFVDPERQLSVVALTNTALEGGFGAFVPAIRNAVYG